The Hemibagrus wyckioides isolate EC202008001 linkage group LG10, SWU_Hwy_1.0, whole genome shotgun sequence genome includes a window with the following:
- the mef2ab gene encoding myocyte-specific enhancer factor 2A, protein MGRKKIQITRIMDERNRQVTFTKRKFGLMKKAYELSVLCDCEIALIIFNSSNKLFQYASTDMDKVLLKYTEYNEPHESRTNSDIVEALNKKEQRGSESPEVDTCSYVLTPHAEEKYQKINEEFDNMMRNHKMPAVLSQQSFSMPVALPVSEHGVHSYSSMGALGEAGMLSPSSSTLHRSSNTRLSAGVHTSSDHTPNGVHSASVVNGYISAQGENSMGRGPTAKSAAPPTGNLTTIGHKPELRVLIPPSCKISPSLRINSPPSSQSLSTQVVSMATPSMHPQGLPYPAMTSAYSSDYGLNASELSNLHGFSMSDSLTLASGSPWQHTQTAVTSQGVSRSLSHVSEPSSRSSPIMDIKAEPVSPPMAFLSAPPSSSLHSPADSLASSCSSYDGSEREEQRRDAHHSVPTPGQGSGPSEGIRGPSLKRLRTESWVT, encoded by the exons ATGGGCCGGAAAAAGATCCAGATTACCCGCATCATGGATGAGCGAAACAGACAG GTGACCTTCACTAAGAGGAAGTTTGGCCTAATGAAGAAGGCGTATGAGCTGAGTGTGCTGTGCGACTGCGAGATCGCACTCATTATCTTCAACAGCTCCAATAAGCTCTTCCAGTATGCCAGCACAGACATGGACAAGGTTTTACTCAAATACACGGAGTACAACGAGCCTCATGAGAGTCGGACTAACTCAGACATTGTCGAG gCTCTTAACAAGAAGGAGCAGCGTGGCTCTGAGAGCCCAGAAGTGGACACATGCTCGTATGTTCTCACCCCACACGCAGAGGAGAAATACCAGAAGATTAATGAAGAGTTTGATAACATGATGCGCAATCATAAAATG CCGGCGGTTCTGTCTCAGCAGAGCTTCTCCATGCCTGTGGCACTGCCCGTGTCTGAGCACGGTGTCCACTCCTACAGCAGCATGGGCGCTCTGGGTGAAGCCGGCATGCTGTCTCCGTCCTCCAGCACACTGCACAGATCTTCAAACACACGACTCTCAG ctGGTGTCCACACTTCCTCAGATCACACACCCAATGGTGTGCACTCTGCTTCAGTGG TGAATGGCTACATCAGTGCTCAGGGAGAGAACAGCATGGGAAGAGGACCAACAGCCAAATCTGCAGCACCCCCTACAGGAAACCTCACAACCATTGGACATAAGCCAGAGCTCCGAGTGCTCATTCCACCATCCTGTAAAATCTCCCCATCTCTG AGGATAAATAGCCCACCGTCCAGCCAATCGCTGAGCACACAGGTGGTGTCCATGGCAACACCCAGTATGCATCCCCAGGGCCTTCCATACCCAGCTATGACATCAGCATacagctcag ATTATGGATTAAACGCCTCAGAACTCAGTAATCTGCATGGCTTCAGCATGTCAGACAGCCTGACTTTGGCATCAGGGTCACCATGGCAACATACTCAGACAGCAGTTACTTCTCAGGG AGTCTCTCGTTCCTTATCCCATGTCTCTGAGCCATCCTCCAGATCTTCTCCAATCATGGATATAAAAGCTGAGCCTGTGTCTCCCCCAATGGCCTTCCTTTCTgcccctccctcctcctctctccactctccagcCGATAGCCTTGCCTCCTCCTGCAGCTCATACGACGGGAGTGAACGTGAGGAGCAGCGCAGAGACGCCCACCACTCTGTGCCCACCCCAGGCCAGGGCAGTGGCCCATCAGAGGGCATCAGGGGTCCGTCACTCAAACGGCTGCGCACAGAGAGCTGGGTGACATAG